The Saccharomyces mikatae IFO 1815 strain IFO1815 genome assembly, chromosome: 15 DNA window TCTCGATAGATAAGTCTGAGTTATTGCGCATGAACGTTTTGGTGTATTCCTGAGGAATTTTTAGTCTTGTCCAAAGTTTTTTGCATTGTTCcatcaagatttttttcttattttctctcTCATTGTGGATAGCTTGTATCTTTTCTAATGCAGTATCAATCTTGcatattctttctctgtCTACTGGGTGAAACTCTGGTACTTCAGAAGTGAGGTTTTTCCCTTCTCCGTATGATCTCAAATCTTGTTCAAAATTTTCGTTAATTAATGGTGAGAGGGGAGTTTCAAGTTGTTCAGATATGGATAAAAtagtattcttttttctgaGTATGCTTTTGAACCTCTGCTCGTATTCTGCCTTGTAAATTTTTATGACCTCATTCATGTGTTCCACAGATTCTTTGTTAATGGTTTTAAATGCGGATCCTTGTAAAATATACATTTTATTATCTATGATAAATTTCATGGACAAGTCAATATTGTCTTTGCTATTTTCTATTTGAGTCAAATATGCTGTTAATATGTCTAATTCGGGAAATGCAGTGATAGCCTCAATATCCGCTTCTGTCAATCCTGGAAGATCTTCTTTTACAGACTGTATGAGTTGTTTTAAAGTAATTAAAGACTTCAAATAGTTATGAAGTTGGGGTAAAAAGCTCTTTAAGACGAAGCTTTTCGCAGTATCTAATGCTGCTTTTTTGCTTAATAAGGAAAGTGGCTTTTTAGGTGATTGAGGTACAGTTTTACTCTCTTGTAATAGAATAGCATTTCTAATGTATAAATCAGGGATGGTTTTTATGCCACTTGGGTCATTTATCCTCTCCAgaatattatttaaaatATCTTGTTCCACTCCATTTTCTGCAGATAGTCTTTTTAATTCTTCGTCGGCATgctcaaaaaattgtttaATAGAATCAGATATAGTGGTGaatatttgtttttccttgttgataatttccGTGTTAGAGTATCCaatattttgatatattaCATTAAGGTTCTCCAGCAGTTTTTCCAACTCCTTTGAAATGAGATTGAAATTTTCCTTATACATATTATCCATCGTGTTACATTTGCCATTTTCTGAATCCAAAAAATGGTGATTAGTGGacacttttttcaaaggagAGCCAAAATCTCTAATATGAACTGGAGTTAACTTCATAAATTCTTTAGAATTTGAATGATGCACTACAGTTGATACAGTTAACGGTGTTGCCAAGGAGGGGTTCATATGCGGTATAATCGTAGTAGATCCAGAATTTTCGCTATTACTTCTCGATTGAGTAGACAAAGGGGAAGAAGTTGCTGTCTCCATTTCAACATCAAAAGTAGAAATCCAAATGTAAGCTTTGAATTCCAATGCCAGGATGTTTTGtctaataataaaatagacTACTAAAATAATCCAATTAGTTCTTATAAtatttattgttgttaATAGCTGCTAATTCGTATTTTTGCTATTGTTCTGTAAAAATCTGACCCACGacttcattattatttttgtatttgttTCCTCATAAAGTTTTTAAATCTTATTTACATTTTACCACATTGGGAAAGACAAGATGAGCAATTAAAATCATATTATACGAATCATTTGGGCGGTTATTCAgtaataagaaaaatgaaaaatgacATTTAAATATGCTCTATTAATAATTGGCTATTTTCACaaatgatattttaaaaTGCACTCTTAATAAAATAGAACTAGTCTTCCAATAGCGTTCTTTTATCCACCttctaatattttctcttttatttacttATTAAAAGCttcattctttcttgtGGTTTCATTGTTgtaacaaaatataaaaattaaGAGAAAACTCATCACAATATCGTATTTAAGATATGAGTAAATTTTGGGACAATTGTTGGGGTTCcatcattgaaaaagacGCTATTTTtaggtatatagaatataacAGAAGTTTTTATCAGGTATATAGAAACCCAATAAATGAATTccgtaattctacataattctgtgAATACTttcattgtcattttatatgttgtcgAGGTACCTCCTGGTGTCGATGAAGCCCTtaatagaatatacttTGCACCATCGCAAACCTCTACAAAactaaaaatgataaaggTGTCGGAACAAGATTTACCTCTCGTCTATTGACTCCTAATTGTGTTACGAATGGATAGAGAATGGTTTATTCTCATCCCAACACAGACATCCCATAGTTCTCAAAATGAGCTTACCAAAATTTACCCTTTTTATCCTATTTCTATACaatttaataaaatatGTATTTTATTAAATGTTGCATTTAAAGAACCTATTAAATTAAATATTATCCTATTTCAATGTATCTGATTTTGAACTGGTTTCGTTGTATACTACTACTTATATATGTTGGTTTTGATCGTTACTTTTGTTGGCGtgtgttggaataagaACAGACTATCATCTATTGACTAGCAACTATGTTACTAGCATAATattatgttggaataagtgattagaactatacatttattcgtATAGATTGAAGTAGGTGATAACggacattctttaacatgatactaataatgttgggtaaatgaatacaaacattcttatggtgataccaatttaattgGAGTAGACAagttctaataatagaatttcctgcactaataagataaagatctattaattgtccagaacttagtatataagaagatgagttatcaccaaaaccctatcatcaatgttctgaattatgtctgaaccattgggtttAATATTGAGAAGTGGGTGAATTTTAAGATGGTTGTTGGGatttcattgttgataaaggcaatattatctggtatatagaatttactagaagttctcctcaagaatataggaatccaataaatggaactcgtaattctacataattctgtatatgcttttattgtcattttatatgttgtcatcATTgtcctattacattatcaatccttgcgtttcagcttccactaatttagatgactatatctcatcatttgcgtcatcttctaacaccgtatatgataatatactagtagtatgactactagttagtagatgatagttgatttatgTTACAACattctaacaccgtatatgataatgtactagtagtatgactactagttgatagacgatagttggttttcattccaacagttttatatacctctcttatatgacttaagaaagaacgacttgttcttaatctatataagagaggtatataaaacacacgctgattggttatattaaacaaaaaggttcagacataaatcagagtgttgatgataagaatttagtgttaactcatcttcttatatactaagttctggacaattaatagatctttatctcattactgcagtaaattctattattagaatttttctacttcaatttatacgaagacgtatagttgcaataacttaatccaatttatacgaataggtgtatagtagtaatcacttattccaacattatcaacaatagaTATGGAAGAACAAGTTTAAGTTCAGATCAAAGTTTCAATTGTCGTTAATAAGGTAGTGTGCCAAATGATTCTCTTCGAAGAACTCGTCCTTGTTAGCTCAGTTGGTAGAGCGTTCGGCTTTTAAGCGCTTTTGCTTAAGCAAGGATACCGAAATGTCAGGGGTTCGAGCCCCCTATGAGGAGTTCTTTTTGTCTCTCATCATagctctttcaaatttaattATTCTAAGTCtatgaatttcttttttagtacTTATAGTGGCAATAATTGATCGAGACGAGACATTTATTCTTACGtgtatttatatatataaaccTTCTATCAATTGAGAGTTTAATTGGTCTTTTGCATCAAATATGCTAATAATTGCCCCGTAAATTCCACACATGCTATACCAGTAGCTGCTGTATTCTCATCTAGTCCTCTACGAGCCACAATCACGCCATGTGCATTGACGGCCTTGATGTAAATTGGAACTCTAATCCATTTCAACCTATTCAAATTATTTAGGATGGTTTTTCGATTCTCATCAAAAGGTAACTTTTTAAAATTGGATTTCCAGACACCATCATTTATAGTGGAATACTTTTGGATGAATTCCTTCCAGGGGAGCTCTTCTTCGTTTACGAGGCTTGTGTTACTTGCCTCATAATTTTCATCCATGTCCAAAGCCGAATTAATAATAGAACCATAGGCATCTGTAACATAGCCCTTTATTTGCTCCGTCAGTCCTAGTTTTCCCCTAACCTCATTATGAAGCAGGCCATTCGAAAGCATCTTACGATACTTACAAGTAACAACATAACTATAAGCGGTTCCTAGTCCATTCATGACCAGGGCTATCGGGAAAATCAGAAATGTTGCAGCtaatatcaaaagaatGGTGCGTCCCCACTTTTTATAACTTTTGATTGGTTTAATGGGAGCATGGAAGTTGATGTTTAAAGCATTCAGGTCAACAATTCTTGGTAATACACCTCTATAATCAGATCCCGggattttttcttcgaagGTGTATTTCAATTTATTGTCGAAATCTATAAATGGATCACAATCTGTGATAAATGCTGTGTAAAAGGCTACCGTACGATCATTTTTAACATTCGCGAAGGCTACCCTCCACTTGAATAGCGAGAGTGCTTCAAGATACTCGCCCTGACTCAGTTTCACCAATATATCGTTACTagaatttttgatgaaCATTTCTCTTCCACTCTTACCCAAAATAGTAGAACCAAGGGCCCTCAATGCACCATACAGCACATTTTTATATGCTATGCCCATAGGATTGTAAAACTCTACCCCCAAGTGTGGTGTTGCTATTGTAATAAACAACTGTGGCTCAATATCCTCGAATAATTCCTTAAACTCAGTCAACATCTTACCAATCATAAATCGGGCCACCAAACCACCTTGTGAATATCCCATTACGCTTATTTTAGTAACTTTTCCGTCTTTATAGTCCCGAATAAATTCACAAACTTCAATCAGTGTCCTGTACCCAATGATTTCGATACCATCAAAAGTCTTGAACATGGCGTTCTCTTTGGGTAAAAAGTATATCATGTCATCTTTAATATCTTCCTTCTTCAATGTAGCGGAAAGAATTGTTCTCATAGACTCCATATGAGTGTAATTGCCCCATAGCCCGTGAATCAACACAAAAAGGTGTTTATTTGAAGACATTTGACGCTTTCCTTGATAACCCTACTGATTGCaccaaaattttaaaaattaTTATAATCCAGAGTTGCCACCCTTTTATATtatctttgttttctcaaTTTGATCTTAAACACTGAAAAACTCCGTTAATCATGATTTGGTAAATAACTTTAGCAAAGTTTCCACTGTTTCCTGCAATGACTCGAAGGAGATCTCTTCGCCAGAACCCATCGAAATGCGCTTCAATTCATCTCTGTGCGCGAATTCAGCTGCATCGAATGTTATTTTGTATAGCTTTTGAAAGTCAGGAACGACATTGAGAATACCTCGAAGCCGGAGGCCACCTAAAATTAGCTTAGACAAGGTCTCATTAAAGTGAAGGCGTTTGTCGTTAATATGGACATTGCGATATACTTTAGTTTTCGTTCCAATCTTCCTCTGTTGTGCCTGTCGTATTATTATATCAATGCTACCCTCTTTTGATACTGACGCCCTtgtttttccaatttcttGCTTCAACTTAGAAACCTGGGCGTCAAGTTCGTGCTTAATAGTTAAATCAACTTGAAGGCAGTTTAATTCTGTGTTCTTTCGAAATATAATGAGGTATGTTGGCTCCTTTGACTGCTGATCGATCTTGTCAAACAATTCTATGACAATGCCTCGATTCGCATTCCTTAATTTTGACTTGAAATAAGCCTGCGTGGTTCCACTGGTACTATAACATCTATATGTGTTCATATATTTGGAGCGGATCCAGAAAGGCAGTTTTCCCATATCTACGTATTGAATAAAGTGTCCGCTCCACTCTGGATTTAATATTCTTCTCAAAGTCATGTTGCCCCAAAGCTGGACATCCCTGATGATCAAACCACCCTGCTTTCTACTGAGAGTAAACTTCAATGTGCATAGTTTCTGCGACATCAAAATCCAGGTAGATACATACAAAATATTCACTTTCAAGACAGTTTACAGATTTTTACTTGGTTATTAACAAGCTTTTTTCAGTGCATacccaaaaagaaaaatttccttGCGTAGCCCGTTCTTCGCCCGAATCTGGCAAAACAAGCAGACGATCGAAAAATTTCCAACGATCTTATCTAGGTGAAAGCAATGAAAAGAGGAATAAAGTAGCGCCAATCTTTTGATCACAACCAGCAAGTAATTGGCGTacgtttttcttttgagttttTATGATTgctagaaaataaaagtaatTAGA harbors:
- the LPL1 gene encoding putative hydrolase (similar to Saccharomyces cerevisiae YOR059C; ancestral locus Anc_5.660); translated protein: MSSNKHLFVLIHGLWGNYTHMESMRTILSATLKKEDIKDDMIYFLPKENAMFKTFDGIEIIGYRTLIEVCEFIRDYKDGKVTKISVMGYSQGGLVARFMIGKMLTEFKELFEDIEPQLFITIATPHLGVEFYNPMGIAYKNVLYGALRALGSTILGKSGREMFIKNSSNDILVKLSQGEYLEALSLFKWRVAFANVKNDRTVAFYTAFITDCDPFIDFDNKLKYTFEEKIPGSDYRGVLPRIVDLNALNINFHAPIKPIKSYKKWGRTILLILAATFLIFPIALVMNGLGTAYSYVVTCKYRKMLSNGLLHNEVRGKLGLTEQIKGYVTDAYGSIINSALDMDENYEASNTSLVNEEELPWKEFIQKYSTINDGVWKSNFKKLPFDENRKTILNNLNRLKWIRVPIYIKAVNAHGVIVARRGLDENTAATGIACVEFTGQLLAYLMQKTN
- the SLD7 gene encoding Sld7p (similar to Saccharomyces cerevisiae SLD7 (YOR060C); ancestral locus Anc_5.661) translates to MSQKLCTLKFTLSRKQGGLIIRDVQLWGNMTLRRILNPEWSGHFIQYVDMGKLPFWIRSKYMNTYRCYSTSGTTQAYFKSKLRNANRGIVIELFDKIDQQSKEPTYLIIFRKNTELNCLQVDLTIKHELDAQVSKLKQEIGKTRASVSKEGSIDIIIRQAQQRKIGTKTKVYRNVHINDKRLHFNETLSKLILGGLRLRGILNVVPDFQKLYKITFDAAEFAHRDELKRISMGSGEEISFESLQETVETLLKLFTKS